Genomic window ([Eubacterium] hominis):
GTTCTCCAATATAATAAGCGCATGCGCCAAGTTCAAATGAACGAAGTGTTTCAACCAATGCTTCCATTTCTTCTAAATCTTCACTGTTCTTATGAAAATTGACATCAAAAGCATACTGGCTTACTTTTTTAAAATTGACATCCGTACTATTCATGATTTTGTCCAAAATAGCCTGTGCCGCCTCTTCATTTTGCTGATATAGATATAAATGATAATATGTTTCCATTATATCTTTTTTATTTTCTTCATTTACTTCATTTTTATATACGTTAAACAAAACTGACAGAAATTCAGAAGTTTCCATTTTCAGAAAGCTTGCCCGCAATAAATATAAATCACATGTATGTGATAACAACATTTTACGATTCCATTTGTTTTCTGCCATGGAAATCACAGCATCATAGTTTTTAGCTTCTAAACATGCATTGATCATCTTCAGTTTTGACTTTCTGATCATATCAAGGGAAAAGACTCCAATTAAAATAATTCCTATAATCAAAATGGATAATGTACTCATAATTTTTACCTCAATTCTAATGTCATTATTATACTATATTTTACCGGTAAAGGACATTGCTTTTTTATAGATGTTTTTTTACTATTTATCTTGTAGCTAACAAATAGCTAACACTAATCAAGAGCATTGATTGCTTTACGTAATTGAATTAAATCTTTGTGCGTATAAATCTTTTCCGTCATGGCATAAGATGAATGCCCAATCAGCTTTTTGATACTTGTTGCATTCGCATTTGCATTAGATAAACGTGTCGCAAAAGTATGACGACAATCATGTGGTAAATGATCCATATTCAATTTCTTCATGATAGGATCAAAGTACATATAACGATAATGATGATAATTGATTTTTTCATTGGTTTTTGGATGACGGAATAAATACTCATCTTTTGAATTCCAGTGCTTCATAACATATGGCACAATCAGGTTATGTAATGGCACCATACGGTTCTTTCCTGCTTCTGTTTTACTTCCACCTGTGATTGTCATCGTCTTTAAATTAACATCTTCATTCTTTATCTCAAATAATTCTCCAACGCGAAACCCTGTATAAATCATAATCAAAATCGTATCCACAAATGGTATTTCATCATGACGGAATAACTTTTTGATTTCACCTTCAGTAAAAGGTTTATGGATATCTTCAGTTTCTTCTTTCCGATTGATCATGACGTATTTTGCGTAATTTTTCGTGATTATATCATTTTGCATCGCATATTCACATACTGACACCATCAGACTTTTTAATTTTAAATCACTCGCCACAGAAAGCTCACTTTCATCCATGATCTGTTGAAAATGCATCGTCTTTAAATCTGCGATTTTCATATGTTTAATTGCCTCACATTTGGCATATGCAGCCTTATATCCATTTACCGCATTCTGGCTTAAATTTTTATATTTC
Coding sequences:
- a CDS encoding site-specific integrase, producing the protein MSSKKKTIKKANGMGSVYKLKGNRRRPWVACVTTSIEQSESKYKQKRKIIGFYESQEAAEFSLWKYNRNPVLFEELQKLGALTFENIYDQWSKMKYKNLSQNAVNGYKAAYAKCEAIKHMKIADLKTMHFQQIMDESELSVASDLKLKSLMVSVCEYAMQNDIITKNYAKYVMINRKEETEDIHKPFTEGEIKKLFRHDEIPFVDTILIMIYTGFRVGELFEIKNEDVNLKTMTITGGSKTEAGKNRMVPLHNLIVPYVMKHWNSKDEYLFRHPKTNEKINYHHYRYMYFDPIMKKLNMDHLPHDCRHTFATRLSNANANATSIKKLIGHSSYAMTEKIYTHKDLIQLRKAINALD